A region of the Microcoleus sp. AS-A8 genome:
CGTGTTCAGGAACGACCTCTGGCAGAGCAAATGGCGGCAGGTGGGAGGGGATATCAGGCATAGCTAAGTTCCCGAAAGCAATTTGCTTTATTTTATTACTTATAGTCTATAAAGCTTAACTTATTGTCTATGGACTCATGACTCGCACTTTCTGACAATCGTGCGGTGAGTCAAAAACAACAATCAGAAATTAACAAGCGTTTTGGGAAAGCCATCAGGCGGCGTCGGCGAGAATTAGACCTATCTCAAGAGGAACTTGCCGAGCGGGCTGAGCTTCACCAAACCTATATTTCAGACATTGAGAGAGGAGGACGTAATCCTTCTCTAGAGAATGTTGAGAAGCTAGCTAAAGCACTGGATATATCTATTACTCGTCTATTTATTGAGTATGGTGTTGAGGTGGAGAGTGAGCCGGAGAAAGGTGATTGACTGTTGAACGATGGGTTACACCACACGCGCTCGTACCACCGTTGAGCTAAACCATCATCATCGTTGGTGAAGTAGGAAGAATC
Encoded here:
- a CDS encoding helix-turn-helix domain-containing protein, producing MSQKQQSEINKRFGKAIRRRRRELDLSQEELAERAELHQTYISDIERGGRNPSLENVEKLAKALDISITRLFIEYGVEVESEPEKGD